From a region of the Helianthus annuus cultivar XRQ/B chromosome 5, HanXRQr2.0-SUNRISE, whole genome shotgun sequence genome:
- the LOC110943945 gene encoding uncharacterized protein LOC110943945: MDGLTDSCVFTHGCSKMVNDLALDSRSIFVFSMVGNKIFELSVFYHQTSTQIQNNKVELVVLDDSIYGDDGDDLVIASEHKEKCSTAETDFQESVVVECEDDKFQLASFESVFNDIDDSKFDNFFSSLLEMEDLKKKDKSNFEMDLDKFLIPKNNSHVDPTRKTNIFISEPSLSSIVVSDTIPKYKVDVGQIVLPIKRKV; encoded by the exons ATGGACGGATTAACTGACAGCTGTGTTTTTACTCATGGATGTTCTAAGATGGTAAACGATCTTGCCTTAGACAGCCGATCTATCTTTGTCTTTTCAATGGTTGGAAATAAAATTTTCGAGCTTTCAGTCTTTTATCATCAAACCAGTACTCAAATTCAGAACAACAAGGTTGAGTTAGTTGTTTTGGATGACTCCATctatggtgatgatggtgatgatttggTTATTGCG TCCGAACATAAGGAGAAGTGTAGTACTGCCGAAACTGACTTTCAGGAAAGTGTTGTTGTGGAATGTGAAGACGACAAATTTCAGTTGGCAAGTTTTGAGTCTGTGTTCAAT GATATTGATGATTCGAAGTTTGATAACTTTTTCTCATCTCTACTTGAAATGGAAGACCTTAAGAAGAAA GACAAAAGCAACTTTGAGATGGACCTGGACAAATTTTTGATACCGAAGAATAACTCCCAT GTTGATCCTACacgaaaaacaaatatttttattTCTGAACCGAGTCTGTCCTCCATAGTTGTTTCTGAT ACCATTCCGAAATATAAAGTTGATGTTGGTCAAATTGTTTTGCCGATAAAGAGGAAGGTATAG
- the LOC110943944 gene encoding uncharacterized protein LOC110943944 — protein MAENSKFIREIATAAIDKTKLPHNVGKYNGLTDPDDHLQVFNGAGATGGWNLPTWCHLFAQAFIGAARVWFDSLPAGMIKSWIDFRDKFLAHFSQQRRHTRDPADCLNIWRKGHESMEDFITRYNKECLEIGDVGEKMMCAHFMRAVKCDDLIKRLKGRDGGPKDWETFIEATKTIAQTDKQLTGDDNRQRGYNHNDRHNKKGRG, from the coding sequence ATggccgaaaattcaaaattcatcagAGAGATTGCCACAGCCGCTATTGACAAAACGAAACTGCCACACAACGTGGGCAAATACAACGGCTTGACAGACCCGGATGATCACCTTCAAGTTTTTAATGGTGCAGGAGCAACAGGCGGATGGAATTTACCAACTTGGTGCCATCTCTTTGCCCAAGCCTTCATCGGCGCAGCGCGCGTTTGGTTTGACAGCCTACCAGCAGGAATGATCAAATCATGGATCGACTTTCGAGACAAGTTCCTCGCGCACTTTTCCCAGCAGCGCAGGCACACCAGAGATCCGGCTGATTGTTTGAACATATGGCGAAAGGGCCACGAAAGCATGGAAGACTTCATCACCAGATACAACAAAGAATGTCTGGAAATTGGAGATGTAGGTGAGAAGATGATGTGCGCGCATTTCATGAGGGCAGTAAAATGTGACGATCTAATCAAGCGGCTAAAAGGAAGGgacggaggacccaaagattgggaaaccttcattgaGGCAACAAAAACCATTGCGCAAACTGACAAACAGTTGACCGGTGATGACAACCGTCAGCGCGGATACAACCATAACGACCGACATAACAAGAAGGGCAGAGGCTAA